In the Sediminibacter sp. Hel_I_10 genome, one interval contains:
- a CDS encoding alpha-glucuronidase family glycosyl hydrolase: MYKGKILIILCLICSKGFANDGYKLWLQYDYIKNETLRLDYQADVKNLVHFGDTETIKVALKELELGFAGMLDSNYKSQSKSNSVLILGNRANLSKDITGQLGNTFTKLTDEGFIIKSFTLKGKSQIVITGKSDVAVLYGVYHFLRLMQMNSSLKNLNIAESPKIDFRLLNHWDNLDRTVERGYAGFSIWDWHRLPDYKDPRYIDYARANASIGINGTVLTNVNANALILTPQYLDKVEALATIFRPYGIKVYLTARFSAPIEIGGLETADPLDAAVIKWWKEKADEIYAKIPDFGGFLVKANSEGQPGPQNYGRNHVDGANMLAEALKPHNGIVMWRAFVYSEHDVSDRAKQAYSEFVPYDGQFKDNVIVQVKNGAIDFQPREPFHPMFGAMPKTPLMMEFQITQEYLGQSTHSIFLPKQYEEVLESDTYRKGKGSTVAKVIDGSLDNKKLTGMAGVSNIGNDINWTGNPMLQANWYGFGRLAWNPYLSADDIADEWLHCTFSNDEKFIQPVKDMMLKSTEAVVNYMTPLGLHHIMATGHHYGPGPWVSDLSRPEWNPVYYHKADSLGIGFDRTPTGSNATAQYAPEVATTFNNLDNCPEELLLWFHHVSWAYKLKNGNTLWNNLALKYQEGVDEVATMVNTWNNVKPYVDEERFNDVNMLLNIQYKEAKWWRDACLLYFQQYSKQPLPENVEKPTETLEHFEALNFPFAPGN, from the coding sequence ATGTACAAAGGAAAAATTTTAATTATTTTATGCTTAATCTGCTCAAAAGGATTTGCTAATGACGGTTACAAACTTTGGCTACAATACGACTACATAAAAAATGAAACCTTAAGATTAGACTACCAAGCTGATGTTAAAAACCTTGTGCATTTTGGAGATACGGAAACCATTAAGGTCGCGTTGAAAGAGCTTGAGCTTGGCTTTGCTGGCATGCTAGACTCTAACTACAAATCGCAATCCAAAAGTAATAGCGTTTTGATTCTTGGTAACAGGGCTAATTTAAGCAAGGATATTACAGGGCAATTAGGTAATACGTTTACTAAATTAACTGATGAAGGTTTTATTATCAAATCATTTACGCTCAAAGGGAAAAGTCAAATCGTAATTACTGGAAAATCTGATGTTGCTGTTTTATATGGTGTTTATCATTTTCTGAGATTGATGCAAATGAATTCATCCTTAAAAAATCTCAACATTGCAGAATCTCCAAAAATTGATTTTAGACTTCTAAATCACTGGGATAATTTAGACAGAACGGTTGAACGTGGTTACGCCGGATTTTCAATTTGGGATTGGCACCGTTTACCAGATTACAAAGACCCACGTTATATTGATTATGCCAGAGCAAATGCCTCCATTGGCATCAATGGCACCGTTTTGACCAATGTCAATGCCAATGCGCTTATTTTAACGCCGCAGTATTTGGATAAAGTCGAAGCCCTTGCAACTATCTTCAGACCTTACGGCATCAAGGTATATTTAACAGCTCGTTTTTCTGCTCCTATTGAAATTGGTGGTTTAGAAACGGCCGACCCATTAGATGCAGCCGTCATCAAATGGTGGAAAGAAAAAGCAGATGAAATTTATGCAAAGATTCCAGATTTTGGTGGCTTTCTGGTAAAGGCCAATTCCGAAGGCCAACCTGGACCACAGAACTATGGTCGCAATCACGTGGATGGTGCCAATATGCTGGCAGAGGCCTTAAAACCGCACAACGGAATTGTGATGTGGAGAGCTTTTGTTTATTCTGAACATGATGTGTCAGACAGAGCCAAACAAGCTTATTCTGAATTTGTTCCTTACGACGGACAATTTAAAGATAATGTGATTGTTCAGGTAAAAAATGGCGCCATTGATTTTCAACCACGCGAACCATTTCATCCGATGTTTGGGGCGATGCCAAAAACACCTTTAATGATGGAGTTTCAAATTACGCAGGAATATTTGGGACAAAGCACCCATTCCATTTTTCTACCAAAACAATATGAGGAAGTTTTAGAATCCGACACTTACCGAAAAGGAAAAGGTTCTACCGTCGCTAAAGTGATTGATGGTTCTTTAGATAACAAAAAACTGACAGGAATGGCTGGCGTCAGCAATATTGGAAATGATATCAACTGGACAGGCAACCCAATGTTACAAGCCAATTGGTATGGATTTGGGCGTCTCGCTTGGAACCCATATTTGAGTGCGGATGACATTGCCGACGAATGGCTGCATTGCACCTTCTCAAACGACGAGAAATTCATACAACCTGTAAAAGACATGATGTTAAAATCAACTGAAGCTGTAGTGAACTACATGACGCCTTTAGGATTACATCACATTATGGCGACCGGTCATCACTACGGACCGGGACCTTGGGTATCAGATTTATCTAGACCAGAATGGAATCCTGTTTATTATCATAAAGCGGATAGTTTAGGGATCGGTTTTGACAGAACGCCGACCGGAAGCAATGCAACCGCACAATATGCTCCTGAAGTTGCTACAACATTCAATAATCTAGACAACTGCCCAGAAGAATTGTTATTGTGGTTCCATCATGTGTCATGGGCTTACAAACTAAAGAATGGCAATACCCTTTGGAACAATCTTGCTTTAAAATATCAGGAAGGTGTGGACGAAGTTGCAACCATGGTTAACACGTGGAATAATGTGAAACCTTATGTAGATGAAGAACGCTTTAATGATGTGAACATGTTATTGAACATTCAATATAAAGAAGCAAAATGGTGGCGGGATGCTTGTTTACTATATTTTCAACAGTATTCTAAACAGCCATTACCCGAAAACGTTGAAAAACCAACTGAAACATTGGAGCACTTTGAAGCTTTAAATTTTCCTTTTGCACCTGGCAATTAA
- a CDS encoding DUF1593 domain-containing protein, with protein sequence MKSLFILIVMYCLTCTQNVVAQNNERNRVIILSDIEADPDDTQSFVRLLLYSNQIDIEGMIATTSCWHRNSVEPQSIENIIQAYGKVRINLEKHEADFPNETELLSLVKSGLPKYGMLGVGKGKDSEGSDWIIKILEEDDERPLWISVWGGVNTLAQSLYKIKETKSLAVAKKMISKLRVYTISDQDDSGIWIRNNFPELFYIVSPGDHYATATWSGINTFFKGINNEVISNKWIAENLQQNHGALGVAYPDTAWGVEGDTPAFLSLIPNGLNNPEHPEYGGWGGRYELYKPDFSKTTKGGSIVELAPETREIWTNAVDSYTPYIYNQYGRAVKKDTVTFNDYKITLARWREDFQNDFRARMDWCVSSYEDANHAPLIELKNSNYITVKSGEGFGVDASESTDPDGDSISFLWFQYPEAGTYEEEIKFQPENAHAIYITAPKVERKETLHFILKVTDKGTPALTSYKRIIVTVLPK encoded by the coding sequence ATGAAATCACTTTTTATATTGATTGTGATGTATTGCTTAACATGTACACAAAACGTCGTTGCTCAAAACAATGAGAGAAACAGAGTCATTATATTATCTGATATTGAAGCAGACCCAGACGATACACAATCATTTGTTCGCTTACTATTATATTCAAATCAAATAGATATAGAAGGTATGATTGCCACAACGTCTTGTTGGCACAGAAATAGTGTGGAGCCACAATCCATTGAAAACATCATTCAGGCGTATGGTAAAGTGCGAATAAATCTCGAAAAACACGAAGCTGATTTTCCTAATGAAACAGAATTACTTTCACTTGTAAAAAGTGGTTTGCCAAAGTATGGTATGTTGGGCGTTGGAAAAGGAAAGGATTCGGAAGGTTCTGATTGGATTATAAAAATTTTAGAGGAAGATGATGAGCGCCCATTATGGATTTCGGTTTGGGGCGGCGTGAATACTTTGGCGCAATCACTTTACAAAATAAAAGAAACGAAATCTCTAGCAGTTGCAAAAAAAATGATTTCAAAATTAAGGGTTTATACCATTTCTGACCAAGATGATAGTGGTATTTGGATTCGAAATAATTTTCCTGAACTGTTTTATATTGTAAGTCCTGGCGACCATTACGCTACAGCAACCTGGAGCGGAATCAATACATTTTTTAAAGGCATTAATAACGAAGTCATTAGCAATAAATGGATTGCTGAAAATCTGCAGCAAAACCATGGTGCACTAGGAGTAGCCTATCCTGATACTGCTTGGGGCGTTGAAGGTGATACACCTGCTTTTTTGTCCTTAATCCCTAACGGATTAAACAACCCTGAACACCCAGAATATGGTGGTTGGGGAGGTCGCTACGAATTGTATAAACCTGATTTTTCTAAAACAACAAAAGGTGGTTCCATTGTAGAATTGGCTCCAGAAACTAGAGAAATTTGGACGAATGCTGTTGATTCTTACACGCCATACATTTACAATCAATATGGAAGAGCGGTTAAGAAAGATACCGTAACATTCAATGATTATAAAATAACGTTAGCCCGTTGGCGAGAAGACTTTCAGAATGATTTTAGGGCCAGAATGGATTGGTGTGTAAGTTCATATGAAGATGCAAATCATGCACCTTTAATCGAATTGAAAAATTCAAATTACATCACTGTGAAATCTGGAGAAGGTTTTGGGGTAGATGCGAGCGAATCAACAGACCCTGATGGTGACAGCATTTCATTTTTGTGGTTTCAGTATCCAGAAGCAGGAACTTATGAAGAAGAGATAAAATTTCAACCAGAAAACGCACATGCAATTTATATAACGGCACCAAAAGTTGAGAGGAAAGAAACACTTCATTTTATTCTCAAAGTAACCGATAAAGGTACTCCGGCCTTAACGAGTTATAAACGAATCATTGTGACGGTTCTACCAAAATAA
- a CDS encoding SDR family NAD(P)-dependent oxidoreductase — MTKKIAIVTGGNSGLGFATAKKLCDNGITTYVIGRTKDKTEDACTEIGSNAIPIIFDLNNLSEIPAMIADIAKDGNIDILVNNAGINSKKEFTDVSDEDFENIIHTNIKSVFSVSREVVKVMKNHSGGSIINISSMASQYGIPKVIAYSASKGAIEAMTRAMAVELAQFNIRVNCVAPGFIKTKMSAKALDSDPERKNKVLSRTPMGILGEPSDIGDAVFYFATSESKFVTGTILPVDGGNSIGF; from the coding sequence ATGACAAAAAAAATAGCAATAGTTACTGGTGGTAATTCCGGATTGGGATTTGCAACCGCTAAAAAATTATGTGATAACGGTATCACCACCTATGTCATCGGACGAACTAAAGATAAAACTGAAGATGCCTGTACAGAAATAGGCTCCAACGCCATCCCAATCATTTTTGATTTGAATAATTTATCAGAAATTCCTGCTATGATTGCTGATATAGCTAAAGATGGCAACATTGATATTTTGGTAAATAATGCAGGCATCAATTCCAAAAAGGAATTTACGGATGTCAGTGATGAAGATTTCGAAAACATCATCCACACCAATATAAAAAGTGTATTTTCAGTAAGCAGGGAAGTTGTCAAAGTGATGAAAAATCATAGCGGTGGTTCTATCATAAATATCAGCTCCATGGCATCACAATATGGCATTCCAAAAGTGATTGCCTATAGCGCAAGCAAAGGTGCTATTGAAGCGATGACCCGAGCGATGGCAGTTGAATTGGCGCAATTCAATATTCGTGTAAATTGTGTAGCACCTGGTTTTATTAAAACCAAAATGTCCGCAAAAGCATTGGATAGTGACCCTGAACGTAAAAACAAAGTGCTTTCTAGAACCCCCATGGGTATTCTAGGTGAGCCATCAGATATTGGTGATGCTGTTTTCTATTTCGCTACAAGCGAATCTAAATTCGTAACAGGAACTATTCTTCCTGTTGATGGCGGTAATAGTATAGGATTTTAA
- the uxuA gene encoding mannonate dehydratase: protein MQQTMRWFGPNDTISLNDLRQCGITGIVTALHEIPVGDIWTVEAIKERQETVKNAGMEWTVIESLPVHEDIKKQNGNYLQYIENYKISLKNIASCGIKVVTYNFMPILDWVRTNHAFENPDGSKALLFNQVAFDYFEIFLLKRPNVEDDYSEEEKQIAADYGKTLSEQDKEVLFRNVLLGLPGSKVNFTREQILDLLDAYKDINNDRLRANLIHFLSEVAPVAEELGVKLAIHPDDPPFSVLGLPRVVSKQEDLDAIFKAVPVNANGLCYCTGSLGAQPNNNLVQIIENHGERIHFLHIRNVKRDSKDVFRESEHLNGDNPIEDIMEKLILLMQHRNIDLPMRPDHGFLLSIEEGKEQYPGYSLVGRLKGLAELRGLEMGIRHKLKAS, encoded by the coding sequence ATGCAACAAACAATGAGATGGTTCGGACCTAACGACACCATTTCCTTAAATGATTTACGACAATGCGGAATTACGGGCATTGTGACCGCCTTACACGAAATTCCTGTAGGTGATATTTGGACTGTTGAAGCCATTAAAGAACGACAAGAAACTGTCAAAAATGCCGGTATGGAATGGACGGTTATTGAAAGTTTACCTGTTCATGAAGACATCAAAAAACAGAATGGTAATTACCTGCAATACATAGAAAACTACAAAATCAGTTTAAAAAACATTGCAAGCTGCGGCATCAAGGTCGTGACTTACAATTTTATGCCAATTCTAGATTGGGTTCGCACCAATCATGCCTTTGAAAACCCAGATGGCAGCAAGGCCTTGTTATTTAATCAGGTGGCATTCGATTACTTTGAAATCTTCTTATTGAAAAGACCGAATGTCGAAGATGATTATTCCGAAGAGGAAAAGCAAATTGCAGCTGACTACGGAAAAACCTTATCAGAACAGGATAAAGAAGTCCTTTTTAGGAACGTACTTCTAGGCCTTCCGGGTAGTAAGGTCAATTTCACCAGAGAACAAATATTAGATTTATTGGATGCTTATAAAGACATCAATAATGACCGATTGAGAGCGAACTTAATTCATTTCTTATCGGAAGTTGCTCCAGTAGCCGAAGAATTGGGCGTTAAATTAGCTATTCATCCAGATGACCCACCGTTTTCAGTTTTAGGCCTACCGAGAGTCGTCAGTAAACAAGAAGATTTGGACGCTATTTTTAAGGCGGTTCCTGTAAACGCTAACGGACTGTGTTACTGCACAGGTTCTTTAGGTGCACAGCCAAATAATAATTTGGTTCAAATCATAGAAAACCACGGAGAGCGTATTCATTTTTTACATATTCGCAATGTAAAAAGAGATTCTAAAGATGTCTTTAGAGAATCTGAACATCTCAATGGCGACAATCCGATTGAGGACATTATGGAGAAATTAATTCTATTGATGCAACATCGAAATATTGACCTTCCAATGCGACCTGACCACGGGTTTTTATTATCCATCGAGGAGGGAAAAGAGCAATATCCAGGCTATTCTTTGGTTGGAAGGCTTAAAGGCCTAGCCGAATTGAGAGGTTTGGAAATGGGTATTCGTCATAAATTGAAAGCATCCTAA
- a CDS encoding glycoside hydrolase family 3 N-terminal domain-containing protein, with the protein MKTFTIRFLITTILIAILFSCNDKQKEDFTSDKDLDITLEFPFQNHSLAVDERVNDLISRLTLEEKVGQMMNGTPAIERLQIPPYDYWNEALHGVGRASAATVFPQAIGLGATFDADLTYRVSSAISDEARALFNATSEKGNYNRYNGLTFWTPNINIFRDPRWGRGQETYGEDPYLTSILGASFVKGLQGDNPNYLKTAACAKHFAVHSGPEQVRHEFNAEVNQKDLWETYLPAFKVLVDAKVEAVMCAYNSTNGEPCCANNYLLTDVLRNQWNFKGHVLSDCWAILDLYVAKGKGGHGTVTTQAEAAALAVKSGVSLNCGDAYEALPEAVKNGLITEKEIDAQLAILLKTRFKLGLFDKKGSNPYDAISFDVVNSESNRALAREAAQKSIVLLKNNGILPLKTDLPKYFVTGPNATSVEILLGNYYGVNSNMVTILEGISAAIDPASQLQYRLGAMLNQESLNPINYATGNAGNSDVTIVVLGLSSTLQGEEGDSIDSDTAGDRLDYDLPENQLKYLRDLRTAADKNTEDKKPIVAMITGGSPVNLSEVQELADAVLYVWYPGEEGGTAVADVLFGKVSPSGRLPITFPKSLDQLPAYEDYSMKGRTYKYMDVDPMYPFGFGLSYTTFTYSDIKTETASISKNDKIKVNVTIKNTGNVKSDDVVQLYISDIEASVRVPNSQLIATKRITLEPNTSKNVEFELTPDDFEIVKEDGSRSIEAGKFKIYIGGSSPMKRSTELGAAKMAELELTVN; encoded by the coding sequence ATGAAAACATTCACTATTAGATTTCTGATTACGACCATATTGATTGCCATATTGTTTTCTTGCAACGATAAACAAAAAGAAGATTTCACAAGCGATAAAGACCTAGATATTACTTTGGAATTTCCATTTCAAAATCACTCATTGGCAGTTGATGAACGCGTGAACGATTTAATTTCGAGATTGACACTTGAAGAAAAGGTTGGACAAATGATGAATGGCACACCTGCCATTGAACGGTTGCAAATTCCGCCTTATGATTATTGGAATGAAGCGCTTCATGGTGTCGGTCGTGCCTCTGCAGCCACTGTTTTTCCGCAGGCCATTGGCTTGGGTGCCACCTTTGACGCCGATTTGACGTATCGTGTTTCTTCTGCAATTTCAGATGAGGCTAGAGCGTTGTTCAATGCAACCAGTGAAAAAGGCAATTATAATCGCTATAACGGATTGACGTTTTGGACTCCAAACATTAATATTTTCAGAGACCCTCGTTGGGGACGTGGTCAAGAAACCTATGGTGAAGACCCTTATCTAACGTCAATTTTGGGAGCATCCTTTGTAAAAGGATTGCAAGGTGACAACCCTAATTATCTGAAGACTGCAGCCTGTGCCAAACATTTTGCTGTACATAGCGGCCCAGAGCAGGTAAGGCACGAATTCAATGCAGAGGTAAATCAAAAAGATTTGTGGGAAACGTATTTGCCCGCTTTCAAAGTATTAGTAGATGCAAAAGTTGAAGCCGTGATGTGCGCTTATAACAGTACAAATGGCGAGCCTTGCTGTGCCAATAATTATTTGCTTACCGATGTGCTCCGCAATCAATGGAATTTTAAAGGTCATGTATTGAGTGATTGTTGGGCCATATTGGATTTATATGTTGCAAAAGGAAAGGGAGGCCACGGTACGGTGACCACGCAGGCGGAGGCAGCGGCTTTAGCAGTAAAAAGTGGTGTTAGTTTGAATTGTGGCGATGCTTATGAAGCATTACCAGAAGCGGTAAAAAACGGATTGATAACAGAAAAAGAGATTGATGCACAATTGGCAATTCTCCTAAAAACACGTTTTAAATTAGGCTTGTTTGATAAAAAAGGGAGTAATCCTTACGATGCTATTTCTTTTGACGTCGTGAATTCGGAAAGCAATAGAGCCTTGGCAAGAGAAGCCGCTCAAAAAAGTATTGTTCTTTTGAAAAACAATGGGATTTTACCTTTAAAAACAGACCTTCCAAAATATTTTGTGACCGGACCCAATGCCACAAGTGTAGAAATTCTATTGGGGAATTATTATGGCGTCAATTCTAATATGGTCACTATTTTAGAGGGTATCAGTGCTGCCATAGATCCTGCGAGTCAGTTGCAATATCGATTGGGAGCGATGCTCAACCAAGAATCTTTAAATCCTATAAACTATGCCACGGGTAATGCTGGAAATAGCGATGTCACCATCGTGGTTTTAGGGCTCTCAAGTACCTTGCAAGGTGAAGAGGGCGATTCTATTGATTCCGACACAGCTGGCGATAGATTGGATTATGATTTGCCAGAAAACCAACTCAAGTATCTTCGGGATTTGAGAACAGCCGCTGATAAAAATACGGAAGATAAAAAACCAATTGTTGCTATGATTACAGGAGGAAGCCCAGTAAACCTTTCCGAAGTTCAAGAACTGGCAGATGCCGTTTTATATGTTTGGTATCCAGGAGAAGAAGGAGGGACGGCTGTGGCTGATGTGCTATTTGGGAAGGTGTCGCCATCTGGTAGATTGCCCATTACCTTTCCGAAATCATTAGACCAATTACCTGCTTATGAAGATTATTCAATGAAAGGAAGAACCTATAAATACATGGATGTAGACCCCATGTATCCTTTTGGTTTTGGGTTGAGTTATACTACTTTTACTTATTCAGATATTAAAACCGAAACAGCATCTATTTCAAAAAATGATAAGATTAAGGTTAATGTTACCATTAAAAATACAGGGAATGTAAAGTCGGACGACGTGGTCCAACTATATATTTCAGATATTGAAGCCTCCGTTCGAGTCCCTAATTCTCAATTAATTGCAACCAAAAGAATTACTTTGGAACCAAATACATCTAAAAACGTGGAATTTGAATTGACACCAGACGATTTCGAAATTGTAAAAGAAGATGGTTCTAGAAGTATTGAAGCTGGAAAATTTAAAATCTATATTGGTGGCTCCAGCCCCATGAAACGAAGTACAGAACTGGGAGCGGCTAAGATGGCCGAGTTGGAACTCACTGTAAATTAA
- a CDS encoding sialate O-acetylesterase produces the protein MNKLQSLLIILVFSVFNSTLNAQIKLPQLISDGMVLQRDVEIPIWGWASANEKIVVRFNGKTYKTSASAAGEWKMDLRKMKSGGPYTMTISGKNNLEVKDILIGDVWLCTGQSNMVHQLDIHDVLYAEEIATSNNPNIRHFKVPTTTSIAGPQDDLDGGEWQKAIGEEVRPFSAVAYFFAKKIYEKNQIPIGLINASVGGTPIEAWIPKEGYKNFPAILKIIEENQDSTFVNNLKKNQPSVPKEVDEETDKGLIGELPWYDINFKPKNWRRINIPGYWEDQGVKDLNGVVWYRRDIDIPASMVGEKARVFLGRIVDADELYINGVKVGNKTYQYPQRRYDVPDHLLKAGKNVFVVRVTNNYGKGGFVTDKPYYVFTKKDTVDLKGYWDYKVGDVFKPFDFSTVSNGNLETPRPRRINPQNEPTSLYNGMVAPYHQIPLKGILWYQGESNTGNPKAYEAYQRTLISGLRTVFNQPNLPFIYAQLPNFMDVAYLPSESNWAELREAQLAASTVPNTAMTVNIELGEWNDIHPDNKKDVGERMALAGLKLAYNEDIVYSGPIYDSYKIEDRKVIISFKHVGSGLTTDDGEALSEFAIAGDDKKFVWAKAKIEGDTVIVWSDEVPNPKYVRYAWADNPDNPNLYNKEGLPASPFRTKE, from the coding sequence ATGAATAAGTTACAATCGTTACTCATCATCTTAGTTTTTAGTGTATTTAATTCTACTTTAAATGCCCAAATAAAATTACCTCAATTGATTAGTGATGGCATGGTATTACAACGCGATGTCGAAATCCCGATTTGGGGCTGGGCGAGTGCTAATGAAAAGATTGTCGTTCGCTTTAATGGAAAAACGTATAAGACTTCCGCATCTGCTGCAGGCGAATGGAAGATGGACCTGCGTAAAATGAAATCTGGTGGTCCTTACACCATGACTATTTCCGGAAAAAATAACCTAGAGGTTAAAGATATTTTAATTGGAGACGTCTGGTTGTGTACAGGGCAATCCAATATGGTACATCAATTGGATATTCATGATGTGCTTTATGCTGAAGAAATTGCAACCTCGAACAATCCAAACATTCGCCATTTTAAAGTTCCAACCACCACAAGTATTGCTGGGCCTCAAGACGATTTGGATGGCGGAGAATGGCAGAAGGCAATCGGCGAGGAGGTCAGACCCTTTTCAGCAGTAGCTTATTTTTTTGCAAAGAAGATTTATGAGAAAAATCAAATCCCAATTGGATTGATAAATGCCAGTGTAGGCGGTACCCCAATAGAAGCTTGGATACCCAAAGAAGGCTATAAAAATTTCCCTGCCATTTTAAAAATTATAGAAGAAAATCAAGACAGCACGTTTGTAAACAATCTGAAGAAAAACCAGCCGTCAGTTCCTAAAGAGGTGGATGAGGAAACAGATAAAGGTCTCATTGGAGAATTGCCTTGGTATGATATTAACTTTAAGCCAAAAAACTGGAGACGAATCAATATTCCTGGATATTGGGAAGACCAAGGGGTGAAGGATTTAAATGGGGTTGTTTGGTACAGAAGGGACATCGACATACCAGCATCGATGGTTGGTGAGAAAGCACGCGTTTTTTTAGGAAGAATCGTCGATGCTGATGAATTGTATATCAACGGCGTCAAAGTAGGGAACAAAACCTACCAATATCCTCAAAGACGTTATGATGTGCCAGACCATCTTTTAAAAGCAGGTAAGAATGTGTTCGTGGTTCGTGTTACCAACAACTATGGGAAGGGTGGCTTTGTTACCGATAAACCCTACTATGTGTTTACTAAAAAAGATACTGTGGATTTAAAAGGCTATTGGGATTATAAAGTTGGAGATGTTTTTAAGCCATTTGATTTTTCAACAGTTTCAAACGGAAATCTAGAGACGCCAAGACCAAGACGTATAAATCCGCAAAACGAACCGACTTCCTTATACAACGGTATGGTGGCTCCATACCACCAAATCCCTTTAAAAGGCATACTTTGGTACCAAGGCGAAAGTAATACTGGTAATCCAAAAGCGTATGAAGCGTATCAACGCACTTTGATTTCAGGATTGAGAACCGTTTTTAATCAACCCAATCTGCCATTTATTTATGCACAACTTCCAAATTTTATGGATGTAGCTTATCTGCCTTCAGAAAGTAATTGGGCAGAATTAAGGGAAGCACAATTAGCAGCATCGACCGTTCCAAACACGGCAATGACCGTTAATATTGAATTGGGAGAATGGAACGATATTCATCCCGACAATAAAAAAGATGTTGGGGAACGTATGGCTTTGGCTGGATTGAAGTTGGCTTATAATGAAGACATTGTCTATTCAGGTCCTATTTATGATAGTTATAAAATAGAAGACCGTAAAGTCATCATTTCTTTTAAACATGTTGGAAGCGGATTAACAACTGATGATGGTGAAGCATTAAGCGAATTTGCGATTGCGGGAGATGATAAAAAGTTTGTATGGGCAAAGGCGAAAATAGAAGGCGATACCGTAATTGTTTGGAGCGATGAAGTTCCTAATCCAAAATACGTTCGCTACGCGTGGGCCGATAATCCTGATAATCCGAATCTTTATAACAAAGAAGGATTGCCTGCTTCTCCTTTTAGAACTAAAGAATAA